A section of the Aythya fuligula isolate bAytFul2 chromosome 9, bAytFul2.pri, whole genome shotgun sequence genome encodes:
- the NDUFB5 gene encoding NADH dehydrogenase [ubiquinone] 1 beta subcomplex subunit 5, mitochondrial, which translates to MAAMSLLLRAAAAWGARRAAAGGSARLPWAAGAARLPGTVAPVRHSSHGKRMFIIKATSFYDSRFLNLLRFYIFLTGIPVALFITYVNVFIGEAELAEIPEGYVPEYWEYYKHPISRWIARYFFDPPEKDYEKHMALLDIEAKKTDLRMMELEARRLMRQRGDGPWYHYETPDKNLTDNSMKSTPDN; encoded by the exons atGGCGGCCATGAGCCTGCTGCTGCGGGCGGCCGCTGCCTGGGGagcgcggcgggcggcggcggggggcagcgcTCGGCTCCCCTGGGCCGCAGGGGCCGCCCGCCTGCCCGGCACCGTCG CTCCTGTCCGACACAGCAGCCATGGGAAGAGAATGTTTATTATCAAGGCAACAAGCTTCTATGATTCTCGATTTCTGAATTTGCTG AGATTCTATATATTTCTGACAGGGATACCAGTGGCGCTATTCATAACATATGTCAACGTCTTCATTG GTGAAGCTGAACTTGCAGAGATTCCTGAAGGTTATGTTCCAGAATACTGGGAATACTACAAG cacCCTATAAGTCGCTGGATAGCTCGTTACTTCTTTGACCCTCCTGAAAAGGACTATGAGAAGCATATGGCTTTGCTCGATattgaagcaaagaaaactgacCTGAG gatgATGGAGCTGGAGGCACGCAGACTGATGAGGCAGAGGGGAGATGGACCATGGTATCATTATGAAACACCTGATAAAAATCTTACTGACAATTCTATGAAATCCACGCCTGACAATTGA
- the MRPL47 gene encoding 39S ribosomal protein L47, mitochondrial has protein sequence MAAAAAMAALSRRLRGALRLAGARPGRAAAGLPGLTPNLFHKNLAKVEPPHQLKFLHTTLSRNGLEEFFDDPKNWGEKTVKSGDAWNIKQLRGKSSEDLHKLWYVLLKEKNMLLTLEQESKRQQKPMPSPERLEKVQKSMKNIDLVVKERETALRLLQTGHEKPVPGEWRNDFLGRTYWYTYKEWPIPWYLNKKYKKRKFFYLPHVNHFIRLRHEKYLRARVRRQNLEKTRQKVLQMKFPHLAVNSQSQ, from the exons ATGGCGGCGGCCGCCGCGATGGCCGCCCTGAGCCGGCGCCTGAGGGGTGCCCTGCGGCTCGCAGGagcgcggccgggccgggcggctGCCGGGCTCCCCGG ATTAACACCAAACCTGTTCCACAAGAACCTGGCAAAAGTTGAGCCCCCCCATCAGTTGAAGTTCCTGCATACTACTCTGTCTCGGAATGGTTTGGAGGAGTTCTTTGATGATCCAAAAAACTGGGGAGAGAAAACAGTAAAGTCTG GAGATGCATGGAATATAAAACAGTTAAGGGGCAAGAGCAGTGAAGACTTGCACAAACTTTG GTATGTCctattgaaggaaaaaaacatgcttttgacTTTAGAACAAGAATCAAAGAGACAGCAAAAGCCCATGCCAAGTCCAGAACGATTAGAAAAG gTACAAAAATCTATGAAAAACATTGACTTGGTAgtcaaagaaagagaaactgcTTTGAGACTCTTACAAACTGGCCATGAAAAACCAGTACCTGGCGAGTGGAGAAATGACTTCTTAGGACGCACCTACTG GTATACATACAAGGAATGGCCGATACCATGGTACCTgaacaaaaaatacaagaaaaggaaattcttcTACTTACCTCATGTGAATCACTTCATCAG GCtcagacatgaaaaatatttacgTGCAAGGGTAAGACGACAAAACCTAGAGAAGACAAGGCAGAAGGTCTTACAAATGAAGTTTCCTCATCTTGCTGTAAATTCGCAGAGCCAGTAA
- the ACTL6A gene encoding actin-like protein 6A gives MSGGVYGGDEVGALVFDIGSYTVRAGYAGEDCPKVDFPTAIGVVLERDNGSTLMEIDGDKGKQGGPTYYIDTNALRVPRENMEAISPLKNGMIEDWDSFQAILDHTYKMHIKSEASLHPVLMSEAPWNTRAKREKLTELMFEHYNIPAFFLCKTAVLTAFANGRSTGLILDSGATHTTAIPVHDGYVLQQGIVKSPLAGDFITMQCRELFQEMNIEIIPPYMIASKEAVREGSPANWKRKEKLPQVTRSWHNYMCNCVIQDFQASVLQVSDSTYDEQVAAQMPTVHYEFPNGYNCDFGAERLKIPEGLFDPSNVKGLSGNTMLGVSHVVTTSVGMCDIDIRPGLYGSVIVAGGNTLIQSFTDRLNRELSQKTPPSMRLKLIANNTTVERRFSSWIGGSILASLGTFQQMWISKQEYEEGGKQCVERKCP, from the exons ATGAGCGGCGGCGTGTACGGGGGCG ATGAAGTCGGCGCTCTTGTTTTTGACATCGGCTCGTACACGGTGAGAGCAGGCTATGCAGGCGAGGACTGTCCAAAG GTTGATTTTCCAACAGCGATTGGTGTGGTGCTGGAAAGGGACAATGGCAGCACGCTGATGGAGATAGATGGTGACAAGGGCAAACAAGGGGGCCCGACTTACTACATAGACACCAATGCCCTGAGAGTGCCAAGGGAAAATATGGAGGCCATTTCACCTTTAAAAAATGGAATGA TTGAAGACTGGGATAGTTTCCAGGCAATTTTGGATCACACTTACAAGATGCATATTAAATCTGAAGCAAGTCTGCATCCTGTCCTTATGTCTGAAGCACCA tgGAATACTAGAGCAAAGCGTGAAAAGCTGACCGAATTGATGTTCGAACACTACAACATCCCTGCATTTTTCTTGTGTAAAACCGCTGTTCTAACAGC TTTTGCAAATGGGAGATCCACAGGTCTCATCTTGGATAGCGGGGCAACACACACCACTGCTATTCCAGTGCATGATGGATATGTACTTCAACAAG gtATTGTAAAATCACCACTTGCGGGAGACTTTATTACTATGCAGTGCCGAGAACTGTTTCAGGAAATGAATATTGAGATAATTCCTCCATATATGATTGCTTCAAAG GAGGCAGTTCGTGAGGGATCACCAGCAAattggaagagaaaagagaagttaCCCCAGGTCACTAGATCTTGGCACAACTACATGTGTAAT TGTGTCATTCAGGACTTCCAAGCTTCTGTCCTCCAAGTATCAGATTCAACCTATGATGAACA GGTAGCAGCACAGATGCCAACGGTTCATTATGAGTTCCCTAATGGCTATAACTGTGACTTTGGTGCTGAGCGTCTAAAAATCCCTGAGGGATTATTTGACCCTTCTAATGTAAAG GGTCTGTCTGGTAACACGATGCTGGGTGTGAGCCATGTTGTCACAACGAGTGTTGGAATGTGTGATATAGACATCAGGCCG GGCCTCTATGGCAGCGTGATTGTAGCAGGAGGAAACACTCTAATACAGAGTTTCACAGATAGATTGAACAGAGAGCTGTCTCAGAAAACTCCACCG AGCATGCGCCTGAAATTGATAGCAAACAACACCACAGTGGAGCGGCGATTCAGCTCGTGGATTGGCGGTTCAATTTTGGCTTCTTTG ggtACTTTTCAACAGATGTGGATTTCTAAACAAGAATATGAAGAAGGAGGGAAACAGTGCGTAGAAAGAAAATGCCCTTAA